Proteins encoded within one genomic window of Parolsenella massiliensis:
- a CDS encoding TatD family hydrolase yields the protein MTEVPGPGVTADVYDMHAHLGFYEDVTHGARELAGLGVHALCATVTPAEYERVAAELAGARNVRVGVGLHPWWLADGRCNEADARRAAELAATSRYVAEVGLDFSHGRLACAREQVTALDAILRSCEGGGHVLSLHAVASAGAVLDLLERHGTCGNNDVIIHWFSGSGDELTRARRMGCLLSVNAFGLETRRGRSYATQIPAEQLLLETDLPGEGAHATEWPPERLATRLRKTLETICELRDEDVAPAIAATSRRLLEP from the coding sequence GTGACAGAGGTGCCGGGGCCAGGTGTCACCGCTGACGTCTACGACATGCATGCACACCTCGGCTTTTATGAGGATGTGACGCACGGTGCGCGCGAGCTTGCGGGCTTGGGCGTGCATGCGCTGTGCGCCACGGTGACGCCTGCCGAGTACGAGCGGGTGGCGGCGGAGCTCGCGGGCGCCCGCAACGTTCGCGTGGGCGTGGGACTTCACCCCTGGTGGCTCGCCGACGGCCGCTGCAACGAGGCAGACGCGAGGAGGGCCGCCGAGCTTGCGGCTACGAGCCGCTACGTGGCCGAGGTGGGGCTGGATTTCTCGCATGGAAGGCTGGCATGCGCGCGCGAGCAGGTCACCGCACTCGATGCGATCCTTCGCAGCTGCGAGGGCGGCGGACACGTGCTATCGCTTCACGCCGTGGCCTCGGCGGGAGCGGTGCTCGACCTTCTCGAGCGCCATGGGACGTGCGGGAACAACGACGTCATCATCCATTGGTTCTCGGGATCGGGAGACGAGCTCACGCGCGCGCGGCGCATGGGCTGCCTGCTCTCGGTAAACGCGTTTGGCCTGGAGACGAGGCGCGGCAGGTCCTACGCCACGCAGATTCCAGCCGAGCAGCTGCTGCTCGAGACCGACCTGCCCGGCGAGGGGGCGCACGCGACCGAGTGGCCGCCCGAGCGCCTCGCCACGCGGCTGCGCAAGACGCTCGAGACGATCTGCGAGCTGCGCGACGAGGACGTGGCGCCCGCGATCGCCGCCACGAGCCGCCGGCTGCTCGAGCCCTAG
- a CDS encoding CTP synthase translates to MTKHIFVTGGVVSSLGKGITAASLGRLLKSRGYKVMMQKADPYLNVDPGTMSPFQHGEVFVTEDGYESDLDLGHYERFIDENLTRNSNFTTGAIYQSLIARERRGDFLGGTVQVIPHVTNAIKERFRRVEEQTGADVVITELGGTIGDIEGQAFVEAIRQFRKEKGAADCCLIHVSLVPYIAAAHEVKTKPTQHSVRELRSMGIQPDFIMCRSDHEVDESIRAKIASFCDVEPDHVFENSDCASIYDVPEHLAKQGFDLKVCERLGLDPRKSDMSEWYGFTSRMHEANEKADVTKIAVVGKYTQLPDAYLSVIEALHHSGVYYGRHVDINLIDGENLTEADVEQVLGDADGILVPGGFGIRGLEGKILATHRARTTGTPFLGICLGLQVAVCEYARNVAGMPGASSTEFVPDCEYPVIDLMPDQEDVTSKGGTMRLGAYPCKVAEGTLAREAYGEELVYERHRHRFEVNNAYRDKLHQAGLTFSGVSPDDRLVEMVELPEDVHPWFVAAQFHPEFKSRPTRPQPLFREFVRAAIARHEGVDRHEVKAGE, encoded by the coding sequence ATGACAAAGCACATCTTCGTGACTGGTGGCGTCGTCTCGTCCCTTGGCAAGGGCATCACCGCCGCCTCGCTCGGCCGCCTGCTCAAGTCTCGTGGCTACAAGGTCATGATGCAGAAGGCCGATCCCTACCTCAACGTCGACCCGGGCACGATGAGCCCGTTCCAGCACGGCGAGGTCTTCGTGACCGAGGACGGCTACGAGTCCGACTTGGACCTCGGCCACTACGAGCGCTTCATTGACGAGAACCTCACGCGCAACTCCAACTTCACCACGGGCGCCATCTACCAGAGCCTCATCGCCCGCGAGCGCCGCGGAGACTTCCTCGGCGGCACCGTCCAGGTCATCCCGCACGTCACGAACGCCATCAAGGAGCGCTTCCGCCGCGTCGAGGAGCAGACGGGCGCAGACGTGGTCATCACCGAGCTCGGCGGCACCATCGGCGACATTGAGGGCCAGGCGTTCGTCGAGGCCATCCGCCAGTTCCGCAAGGAGAAGGGCGCTGCCGACTGTTGCCTCATCCACGTGAGCCTCGTGCCCTACATCGCCGCCGCCCACGAGGTCAAGACCAAGCCCACGCAGCACTCCGTGCGCGAGCTGCGCTCCATGGGCATCCAGCCCGACTTCATCATGTGCCGCTCCGACCACGAGGTCGACGAGTCCATCCGCGCCAAGATCGCGAGCTTCTGCGACGTCGAGCCCGACCACGTCTTCGAGAACTCCGACTGCGCCTCGATCTACGACGTGCCCGAGCACCTCGCCAAGCAGGGCTTCGACCTCAAGGTCTGCGAGCGTCTCGGCCTTGACCCGCGCAAGAGCGACATGAGCGAGTGGTACGGCTTCACGAGCCGCATGCACGAGGCCAACGAGAAGGCCGACGTCACGAAGATCGCCGTCGTGGGCAAGTACACGCAGCTGCCCGACGCCTACCTCTCCGTCATCGAGGCCCTTCACCACTCCGGCGTCTACTACGGCCGCCATGTCGACATCAACCTCATCGACGGCGAGAACCTCACCGAGGCCGACGTCGAGCAGGTCCTCGGCGACGCCGACGGCATCCTCGTTCCCGGCGGCTTTGGCATCCGCGGCCTGGAGGGCAAGATTCTGGCCACGCACCGCGCCCGTACGACCGGCACGCCGTTCCTCGGCATCTGCCTGGGCCTGCAGGTGGCCGTGTGCGAGTACGCCCGCAACGTCGCCGGCATGCCCGGCGCCAGCTCCACCGAGTTCGTGCCCGACTGCGAGTACCCCGTCATCGACCTCATGCCCGACCAGGAGGACGTCACCTCCAAGGGCGGCACCATGCGCCTGGGCGCCTACCCCTGCAAGGTTGCCGAGGGCACGCTTGCGCGCGAGGCCTACGGCGAGGAGCTCGTCTACGAGCGTCACCGTCACCGCTTCGAGGTGAACAACGCCTACCGCGACAAGCTCCACCAGGCCGGCCTCACCTTCTCTGGCGTCTCTCCCGACGACCGACTCGTCGAGATGGTCGAGCTTCCCGAGGACGTCCACCCGTGGTTCGTCGCCGCGCAGTTCCACCCCGAGTTCAAGAGCCGCCCGACGCGCCCGCAGCCGCTGTTCCGCGAGTTCGTGCGTGCCGCGATCGCCCGCCACGAGGGCGTCGACCGTCACGAGGTCAAGGCGGGGGAGTAG
- a CDS encoding DUF1846 domain-containing protein, with the protein MRQGFDNDKYIELQAEHIRERIAQFGGKLYLEFGGKLFDDYHASRVLPGFEPDSKFRMLKSLADDVEVIIAINANHIEKNKARGDLGITYDEDVLRLVDLFRGQGFAVAAVVLTQYANQPAANVFRSRLESLGIPCKLHYPIEGYPHDVDLIVSENGYGRNEFVETTRPLVVVTAPGPGSGKLATCLSQIYHEHTRGVEAGYAKFETFPVWNLPLTHPVNIAYEAATADLDDANIIDPFHLDAYGKTTVNYNRDVEAFPVVRALMEKILGESPYQSSTDMGVNMVGFAITDDEACRDASRMEIVRRYFQAAVAVKRTGMGSEQVDRLELIMKKAGIDKNYSPARSAALTKEQVTGSPVGAMVMPDGSVVTGKTSTRLGAASSLLMNALKVVSGVDIELEVISNDAIEPISYLKTHFMGSTNPRLHTDETLMALSITSATDEVAARVLDGLGQLRGLDAFFSVIISATDEQVLRRLGINVCCEPKYERTGIYHR; encoded by the coding sequence ATGCGCCAGGGATTTGACAACGACAAGTACATCGAGCTGCAGGCCGAGCACATTCGCGAGCGCATCGCGCAGTTCGGCGGCAAGCTCTACCTCGAGTTCGGCGGCAAGCTGTTCGACGACTACCACGCGAGCCGCGTCCTCCCCGGCTTCGAGCCCGACTCCAAGTTCCGCATGCTCAAGAGCCTCGCCGACGACGTCGAGGTCATCATTGCCATCAACGCCAACCACATCGAGAAGAACAAGGCCCGCGGCGACCTCGGCATCACCTACGACGAGGACGTCCTTCGCCTCGTCGACCTGTTCCGCGGCCAGGGATTCGCCGTGGCGGCCGTCGTGCTCACGCAGTACGCCAACCAGCCCGCCGCCAACGTGTTCCGCAGCCGCCTCGAGTCGCTCGGCATCCCCTGCAAGCTGCACTATCCCATCGAGGGCTACCCGCACGACGTCGACCTCATCGTCTCCGAGAACGGCTACGGCAGAAACGAGTTCGTGGAGACGACGCGCCCGCTCGTCGTCGTGACCGCCCCCGGCCCGGGCTCGGGCAAGCTCGCCACGTGCCTGTCGCAGATCTACCACGAGCACACGCGTGGCGTCGAGGCGGGGTACGCCAAGTTCGAGACGTTCCCCGTGTGGAACCTGCCGCTCACGCACCCCGTGAACATCGCCTACGAGGCGGCCACGGCAGACCTGGACGACGCCAACATCATCGACCCGTTCCACCTCGACGCCTACGGCAAGACCACGGTGAACTACAACCGCGACGTCGAGGCGTTCCCCGTGGTTCGCGCCCTCATGGAGAAGATCTTGGGCGAGAGCCCCTACCAGAGCTCCACGGACATGGGCGTCAACATGGTGGGCTTTGCCATCACCGACGACGAGGCGTGCCGCGATGCGAGCCGCATGGAGATCGTGCGCCGTTACTTCCAGGCCGCCGTGGCCGTGAAGCGCACGGGCATGGGGAGCGAGCAGGTCGACCGCCTCGAGCTCATCATGAAGAAGGCGGGCATCGACAAGAACTACTCGCCGGCGCGCTCGGCCGCCCTCACGAAGGAGCAGGTCACGGGCTCGCCCGTGGGCGCCATGGTCATGCCGGACGGCTCGGTCGTCACGGGCAAGACCTCGACGCGCCTGGGCGCCGCCAGCTCGCTGCTCATGAACGCGCTCAAGGTGGTCTCGGGCGTCGACATCGAGCTCGAGGTCATCTCCAACGACGCCATCGAGCCCATCAGCTACCTCAAGACGCACTTCATGGGCTCGACCAACCCGCGCCTGCACACGGACGAGACGCTCATGGCGCTCTCCATCACCTCGGCCACCGACGAGGTGGCCGCGCGCGTGCTCGACGGCCTGGGCCAGCTTCGCGGCCTCGACGCGTTCTTCTCGGTCATCATCTCCGCGACCGACGAGCAGGTGCTGCGCCGCCTGGGCATCAACGTGTGCTGCGAGCCCAAGTACGAGCGCACGGGCATCTACCACAGGTAG
- the recN gene encoding DNA repair protein RecN, translating to MIDELHVQSVALIRDATIRPAAGLTVLTGETGAGKTALLSALKLLVGERADAGAVREGDDHLLVEGHVYLGPDDADGHVVRRRVEAAGRGRVSFDGHMASVAELAQQVGSTVDLCGQHEHQRLMSPAMHAQMLDAWTGEDAARALSRYQDALRAADAAAAELDRVRELARSSDERLEQAQFELRRIDEVNPQAGELDELEETLPRAEHAEALLRASESAREAVSGDGGATDLLSGAVSELRDASRYDDALANLADSLESALIDVEDCASQLREYRDSVELDPEELAHMQQRMASLQGLMRTFGPSMADVLARRDRAREVVEAAGDSGERERAAERAAREAEASLSKAADALDAVRSEAAPRFSAAVTGQMTRLEMAGAELTVAIERSPREQWGPQGPSRVELMYRPGAGLTARPLRRIASGGEVSRVMLACKVVLGQADGVDTLVFDEVDAGVGGSTARSLAAVLADLAKTHQVIVVTHLAQVAVMGECHYLVSKATGEDGRPETSLREISGDERVAEIARMLSGDASDISLAHARELLAEAHT from the coding sequence ATGATCGACGAGCTCCACGTCCAGAGCGTGGCCCTCATCCGCGACGCGACGATTCGTCCCGCCGCCGGTCTCACCGTGCTCACGGGCGAGACGGGCGCGGGCAAGACGGCGCTGCTCAGCGCCCTCAAGCTGCTCGTGGGCGAGCGCGCCGACGCCGGCGCCGTCCGCGAGGGGGACGACCACCTGCTCGTGGAGGGCCACGTCTACCTGGGGCCAGATGACGCTGACGGTCACGTGGTGCGGCGCCGCGTCGAGGCTGCGGGCCGTGGACGGGTGAGCTTTGACGGGCACATGGCGAGCGTGGCCGAGCTCGCACAGCAGGTGGGATCCACGGTGGACCTCTGTGGCCAGCACGAGCACCAGCGCCTGATGAGCCCGGCCATGCACGCCCAGATGCTCGATGCCTGGACGGGCGAGGATGCCGCGCGGGCGCTTTCGCGCTACCAGGACGCGCTTCGCGCCGCCGATGCGGCGGCCGCCGAGCTCGACCGCGTGCGTGAGCTCGCGCGTTCGAGCGACGAGCGCCTGGAGCAGGCCCAGTTCGAGCTCAGGCGCATCGACGAGGTGAACCCGCAGGCCGGCGAGCTCGATGAGCTCGAGGAGACGCTTCCGCGCGCCGAGCACGCCGAGGCACTGCTGCGCGCAAGCGAGTCCGCCCGCGAGGCTGTGTCGGGAGACGGCGGCGCCACGGATTTGCTCTCGGGCGCCGTGAGCGAGCTGCGTGATGCCTCGCGCTATGACGATGCCCTCGCCAACCTCGCCGATTCTCTCGAGAGCGCACTCATCGACGTGGAGGACTGCGCCTCGCAGCTGCGCGAGTACCGCGACTCCGTGGAGCTCGACCCCGAGGAGCTCGCGCACATGCAGCAGCGCATGGCGTCTTTGCAGGGCCTCATGCGCACGTTTGGCCCCAGCATGGCAGACGTGCTTGCGCGTCGCGACCGTGCCCGCGAGGTCGTGGAGGCCGCCGGTGACTCCGGCGAGCGCGAGCGTGCGGCCGAGCGTGCGGCCCGAGAGGCCGAGGCGAGCCTTTCCAAGGCGGCAGACGCGCTCGACGCCGTGCGCTCCGAGGCAGCGCCGCGATTCTCGGCCGCCGTCACGGGGCAGATGACCCGTCTCGAGATGGCGGGCGCCGAGCTCACGGTGGCGATCGAGCGCAGCCCCCGCGAGCAGTGGGGGCCGCAGGGCCCAAGCCGCGTCGAGCTCATGTATCGCCCCGGCGCGGGCCTCACGGCGCGACCGCTTCGCCGCATCGCGTCGGGCGGCGAGGTGAGTCGCGTCATGCTCGCCTGCAAGGTGGTTCTCGGCCAGGCCGACGGCGTGGACACGCTCGTGTTCGACGAGGTGGACGCGGGCGTGGGTGGCTCAACGGCTCGCTCGCTTGCCGCCGTGCTCGCAGACCTCGCCAAGACGCACCAGGTCATCGTCGTGACGCACCTCGCGCAGGTCGCCGTGATGGGCGAGTGCCACTACCTCGTGTCCAAGGCAACCGGCGAGGACGGCCGCCCCGAGACCTCGCTTCGCGAGATCTCCGGCGACGAGCGCGTGGCCGAGATTGCCCGCATGCTCTCCGGAGACGCATCCGACATCTCGCTCGCCCACGCCCGCGAGCTCCTCGCCGAGGCGCACACGTAG
- a CDS encoding ThiF family adenylyltransferase — MSETTTDNPTTAALGEPTQASGSGDNITTRLRPIFTDEGLARIQGSRVLVIGLGGVGSSCVEALARACVGELFLVDRDTVDPSNLNRQALAFESTVGRVKADVMREMIRDINPSCRVECRQHYVTKENLPEVLAWAGAKVDEEGRVVGRGELDYVVDAIDTITQKLELARLTWGANIPEVSSMGAANKLNPEKFALADISKTHGCRMARTIRKECARRGVRHLEVLYSPEEPVRPSAVAGSSHGGLSNLGTASYMPPIMGQMVAGRVIRALIGYEPWRWDRSEA; from the coding sequence GTGAGCGAGACGACCACCGACAATCCCACGACAGCGGCACTCGGCGAGCCAACCCAGGCGAGCGGCTCGGGCGACAACATCACGACGCGTCTGCGCCCCATCTTCACCGACGAGGGCCTTGCGCGCATCCAGGGCTCGCGCGTGCTCGTGATAGGCCTGGGCGGCGTGGGCTCGAGCTGCGTGGAGGCGCTCGCGCGCGCCTGCGTAGGCGAGCTGTTCCTCGTTGATCGCGACACGGTGGACCCAAGCAACCTCAACCGCCAGGCGCTCGCGTTCGAGAGCACGGTGGGTCGCGTGAAGGCAGACGTCATGCGCGAGATGATCCGTGACATCAACCCGAGCTGCCGCGTGGAGTGCCGCCAGCACTACGTGACCAAGGAGAACCTCCCCGAGGTCCTCGCCTGGGCGGGCGCCAAGGTGGATGAGGAGGGCCGCGTCGTGGGCCGCGGCGAGCTCGACTACGTGGTGGACGCCATCGACACGATTACGCAGAAGCTTGAGCTCGCGCGTCTCACGTGGGGGGCCAACATCCCCGAGGTGAGCAGCATGGGGGCCGCCAACAAGCTCAACCCCGAGAAGTTCGCGCTCGCCGACATCTCCAAGACGCACGGCTGCCGCATGGCGCGCACCATCCGCAAGGAGTGCGCGCGTCGTGGCGTGCGCCACCTCGAGGTGCTCTACTCGCCCGAGGAGCCCGTGCGCCCGAGTGCGGTGGCCGGCAGCTCCCACGGCGGCCTGTCCAACCTGGGCACGGCGAGCTACATGCCGCCCATCATGGGCCAGATGGTGGCCGGCCGCGTCATCCGCGCGCTCATCGGCTACGAGCCGTGGCGCTGGGACCGGAGCGAGGCGTGA
- a CDS encoding NAD(+)/NADH kinase, translating into MKVLLVPNYSRADAVQAAATLEVWLSHEGAEVVWAHDKKREPNRVCNPDGACLVVSLGGDGTLLRAASIVGYREIPILGLSFGHLGFLTGAGSENIVESVSRALAGEMHQSRRATLDVGVTFDCGGGLLRDTHHFALNELALTRGALGDMIEFDVAVSGNRIDRLRGDGFVVATATGSTGYALSSGGPIVTPEFNGMVCVPIAPHTILARAFLTSSSDIVELELSDERPAESSVFVDGQLVTCPEGGQVVACSVRRGPGDVILLDSDAGGFYDSVSRVFYGQMRKKQ; encoded by the coding sequence GTGAAGGTCCTGCTCGTTCCCAACTACTCGCGTGCCGACGCCGTTCAGGCGGCGGCGACGCTCGAGGTGTGGCTCTCCCACGAGGGTGCCGAGGTCGTGTGGGCGCATGACAAGAAGCGCGAGCCCAACCGTGTGTGCAACCCGGACGGTGCCTGCCTCGTCGTCTCGCTTGGGGGAGACGGCACGCTGCTGCGCGCGGCGAGCATCGTGGGCTACCGCGAGATTCCCATCCTCGGGCTCTCCTTTGGCCACCTCGGCTTTCTCACGGGCGCGGGGTCCGAGAACATCGTGGAGTCCGTCTCGCGCGCGCTTGCCGGGGAGATGCACCAGAGCCGTCGCGCCACGCTCGACGTGGGCGTCACGTTCGACTGCGGCGGCGGGCTGCTTCGCGACACCCACCACTTCGCACTCAACGAGCTCGCGCTCACGCGCGGCGCGCTCGGCGACATGATCGAGTTTGACGTCGCCGTCTCGGGCAACCGCATCGACCGCCTTCGCGGGGACGGATTCGTGGTGGCAACGGCAACGGGCTCCACGGGCTACGCGCTGTCCTCGGGTGGCCCCATCGTGACGCCCGAGTTCAACGGCATGGTGTGCGTGCCCATCGCGCCCCACACCATCCTGGCCCGCGCGTTTCTCACGTCGTCGTCCGACATCGTGGAGCTCGAGCTGTCCGACGAGCGCCCGGCAGAGAGCAGTGTGTTCGTGGACGGCCAGCTCGTGACGTGCCCCGAGGGCGGCCAGGTGGTCGCGTGCTCCGTGCGTCGCGGCCCCGGAGACGTCATCCTGCTCGACTCGGACGCCGGCGGGTTCTATGACTCGGTCTCGCGCGTCTTCTACGGCCAGATGCGAAAGAAGCAGTAG
- a CDS encoding phosphotransferase family protein, which yields MELPENKVELVRRGNKVVYDTGDRIVKVFNASKAESDVFNEALNLARIQETGIRVPKILEVSKCEEGWALATEKVQGTTLAERMKADKKNVEEYLEQFVRLQLEVNGHTAPLLNRQRDKYARMINGLTEIDATTRYELLIRLDGMKVENRVCHGDFNPSNVIVGDDGLLYVCDWAHATQGSPAADAAMTYLLFALEDLTLADKYLVLFCKMADMPVQVVRRWTSIVAASELARHRDAKEEEFLRGWIDVAEYQ from the coding sequence ATGGAGCTTCCTGAGAACAAGGTGGAGCTTGTCCGTCGCGGCAACAAGGTCGTCTATGACACGGGTGACCGCATCGTCAAGGTGTTCAACGCCTCCAAGGCCGAGAGCGACGTCTTCAACGAGGCGCTCAACCTTGCCCGCATCCAGGAGACCGGTATCCGCGTGCCCAAGATCCTCGAGGTCTCCAAGTGCGAGGAGGGCTGGGCCCTGGCCACCGAGAAGGTCCAGGGAACGACGCTCGCCGAGCGCATGAAGGCCGACAAGAAGAACGTCGAGGAGTACCTCGAGCAGTTCGTCCGCCTGCAGCTCGAGGTCAACGGCCACACGGCGCCGCTGCTCAACCGCCAGCGCGACAAGTACGCCCGCATGATTAACGGCCTCACCGAGATCGACGCCACGACGCGCTACGAGCTGCTCATCCGCCTCGACGGCATGAAGGTCGAGAACCGCGTCTGTCACGGCGACTTCAACCCGTCCAACGTCATCGTGGGCGACGACGGCCTGCTCTACGTCTGCGACTGGGCGCACGCCACGCAGGGCTCGCCTGCCGCCGACGCCGCCATGACCTACCTGCTGTTCGCCCTTGAGGACCTGACGCTTGCTGACAAGTACCTCGTCCTGTTCTGCAAGATGGCCGACATGCCCGTGCAGGTCGTCCGCCGCTGGACGAGCATCGTCGCAGCGAGCGAGCTTGCCCGTCACCGCGATGCCAAGGAGGAGGAGTTCCTCCGCGGCTGGATTGACGTGGCTGAGTATCAGTAG
- a CDS encoding site-specific tyrosine recombinase produces the protein MGEQIVLDLSRALKEYLNYVAVERGCSRNTVLAYGRDLRSYLAGLKREGITRPDQVTRERIEAHVRRLRESGLAISSVERAVSAIKGFHRFMVAERISITHPAADLPLPKKPDRLPDVISREQASALLDQPFPATPAGQRDHAIVEVLYGCGLRVSELCGLDLRQVMLDEQVLRVVGKGDKERIVPIVGTAASVLADYLDTWRPQLVSPRVSSSAVFLNNRGRHLSRQSVHSLVAKAGAVVGIEGLHPHTLRHSFATHMLEGGADLRIVQELLGHADISTTQLYTHLDRSHIREVYMGAHPRANA, from the coding sequence ATGGGGGAGCAGATCGTCTTGGACCTCTCGCGCGCACTCAAGGAGTATCTCAACTACGTTGCCGTCGAGCGTGGCTGCTCGCGCAACACGGTGCTGGCCTATGGGCGCGACCTGAGGAGCTACCTCGCCGGCCTCAAGCGCGAGGGCATCACGCGTCCCGACCAGGTCACGCGCGAGCGCATCGAGGCGCACGTGCGGCGCCTTCGCGAGAGCGGCCTTGCCATCTCGAGCGTCGAGCGCGCGGTATCTGCCATCAAGGGCTTCCACCGCTTCATGGTGGCCGAGCGCATCTCCATCACGCATCCCGCGGCGGACCTTCCGCTTCCCAAAAAGCCCGACCGCCTGCCCGACGTCATCAGCCGCGAGCAGGCCTCGGCGCTGCTCGACCAGCCGTTCCCGGCCACGCCTGCCGGCCAGCGCGACCACGCCATCGTGGAGGTGCTCTACGGCTGCGGCCTGCGCGTCTCGGAGCTGTGCGGCCTGGACCTTCGCCAGGTCATGCTCGACGAGCAGGTGCTGCGCGTGGTGGGCAAGGGCGACAAGGAGCGCATCGTCCCCATCGTGGGCACGGCCGCGAGCGTCTTGGCAGACTACCTCGATACGTGGCGCCCGCAGCTCGTGAGCCCACGCGTCTCGTCCTCGGCGGTGTTTCTCAACAACCGCGGCAGGCACCTGTCGCGCCAGAGCGTTCACTCGCTTGTGGCCAAGGCTGGCGCCGTCGTGGGGATCGAGGGGCTGCACCCGCACACGCTGCGCCACAGCTTCGCGACGCACATGCTCGAGGGAGGCGCCGACCTGCGCATCGTCCAGGAACTTCTCGGCCACGCCGATATCTCCACGACGCAGCTCTACACCCACCTCGACCGCAGCCACATCCGGGAGGTCTACATGGGGGCCCATCCCCGCGCCAACGCCTAG
- a CDS encoding Cof-type HAD-IIB family hydrolase, with product MAYEIIALDMDGTLLDSEKRVLPSSVAAIERAAAAGKTVAICSGRCPAMVTKYRDELPGVRYAICCAGSVIYDMEHERVVAETDLDPAFIAHALDVAEQEGPFLLEVTSGTGIFMQADEMARAALCGVGAYASLYHETATIVEDAHAFARRTDVPQSKLNIHFEDVSARDRCRERLEGKDAVITNAEASSMEFSAPGVDKGTGLARLAELLGVDEAATIAVGDAENDLAMLRSAGLGVAMGNAIPAAVEAADVQVSDNDHDGVAEAIERYLLA from the coding sequence ATGGCGTACGAGATCATCGCGCTTGACATGGACGGCACGCTGCTCGATTCCGAGAAGCGCGTGCTCCCGAGCTCCGTGGCCGCCATCGAGCGCGCCGCCGCGGCGGGCAAGACCGTCGCGATCTGCTCGGGGCGCTGCCCGGCCATGGTCACGAAGTACCGAGACGAGCTGCCTGGCGTGCGCTATGCCATCTGCTGCGCCGGCTCCGTCATCTATGACATGGAGCACGAGCGCGTCGTTGCCGAGACGGACCTCGACCCGGCGTTCATCGCGCACGCCCTGGACGTGGCCGAGCAGGAGGGACCCTTTCTGCTCGAGGTCACGAGTGGCACGGGCATCTTCATGCAGGCAGACGAGATGGCCCGGGCCGCGCTCTGCGGCGTGGGCGCCTACGCGTCGCTCTACCACGAGACGGCCACGATCGTGGAGGACGCCCACGCCTTCGCCCGTAGGACCGACGTTCCCCAGTCCAAGCTCAACATCCACTTCGAGGACGTCTCCGCGCGCGACCGCTGCCGCGAGCGGCTCGAGGGAAAGGACGCCGTGATCACGAACGCCGAGGCGTCGAGCATGGAGTTCTCGGCTCCAGGCGTCGACAAGGGGACGGGTCTGGCGAGGCTTGCCGAGCTGCTCGGCGTGGACGAGGCCGCGACCATTGCCGTGGGAGACGCCGAGAACGACCTGGCGATGCTGCGCTCGGCCGGCCTGGGCGTAGCCATGGGCAACGCGATTCCCGCCGCCGTGGAGGCCGCCGACGTCCAGGTCTCCGACAACGACCACGACGGCGTGGCCGAGGCCATCGAGCGCTACCTGCTGGCGTAG
- a CDS encoding division/cell wall cluster transcriptional repressor MraZ, giving the protein MYLTGSKTVSVDAQGRITLPAEYRDDFKEAGNKVCLILVKGALWGFTPEGHKEWVESCFPNGFNPRSKKDKALRLGLNAKTVTVEIDKSGRVALGKIAQSDLEKLSLGREAVVVGDADHFAVYNTEVWAEKQAELDVDIDALLDDED; this is encoded by the coding sequence ATGTACCTGACTGGGTCCAAGACCGTTTCTGTGGACGCCCAGGGGCGCATCACGCTTCCCGCCGAGTATCGCGACGACTTCAAGGAGGCCGGCAACAAGGTCTGCCTCATCCTCGTGAAGGGCGCGCTGTGGGGCTTCACCCCCGAGGGGCACAAGGAGTGGGTCGAGAGCTGCTTTCCCAACGGCTTCAACCCGCGCTCCAAGAAGGACAAGGCGCTTCGTCTGGGCCTGAACGCCAAGACGGTCACGGTCGAGATCGACAAGTCCGGCCGCGTCGCGCTTGGCAAGATCGCCCAGTCCGACCTGGAGAAGCTCTCCCTCGGCCGCGAGGCGGTCGTCGTTGGCGACGCGGACCACTTCGCCGTGTACAACACGGAGGTCTGGGCCGAGAAGCAGGCTGAGCTCGACGTCGACATCGACGCCCTGCTCGACGACGAGGACTAG